The Pedobacter ginsengisoli region CATTGTTTTTGGAGGCCTGCTGATCAAGTTTATCGGTATGTGGTATGACCGGAAACAAATGGCCCTGAACTCCGAGCTAAATTTTCTCCGGGCACAGATCCACCCCCATTTTTTGTTCAATACGCTCAATAACCTATACTCACTCACGCTCAATAATTCTCCGGCCTCGCCAGGTGTAGTATTGGACCTTTCGCAGATCCTCCGATACATGCTTTATGAATGCAATACCGACTATGTGCCGCTGAAAAAAGATATCGAGATTATCCGTCATTACATTGGGCTGGAACAACTGCGCTATGGAGACCGTCTGGACCTGAACCTCAATATCAAAGGTGATATCCATGGACAGCAGATTGCTCCTCTATTAATGATACCACTAATAGAAAACGCCTTTAAGCATGGTGCAAGCGAGATGATCGAGGAGGCCTGGATCAATATCGTCATCGAAGTGGAACCCTCCTCCATTAAATTGAAGGTCTCCAACAGCAAGCCATTGGAACAGCACCAGGGAAATCGTTCACATTTTGGAAAGATCGGATTAGAAAATGTGAAGAAACGCCTGGCACTAATCTATCCCGAATCACATATATTTTCGGTGCATGATCAAGAGGACATGTTCGCTGTGATCCTACATATCGAGCTGTTTCCCAGCCTGCTGCCATCCAAAAGAAAAAGAAGTAACCCGAGTCATCCATTACTGGCATTGAGTGCAACTGATGGGAATCTGTAGCAATCCGCTGCATAAACTCAACTTTTACAGGACATTAAAAATCCGCCAAGGATCATCTTTACAACGGCTTATTAGGACTATTACCACCGGATCAACATCCATATCTTACTTGTGGTCAGATAGAGAACCAATCGGGCAAAAGTTCATTAGACTATCTTTTGCTGTCTTCTATCTACTAAAAACTGCAATCAATCGCTGAGCATTCCATATAAACGGCCTTTGCGGGAACTTTGTTAAGCATTCCCTGAAAGAAAAAGTTCAGGTTCAATAGCAATAATTAATAAACAAAAAAAATGAAAAAAGTAAAATTACTAGCGCCACTATTGTGCGCATTGATGTTCATTGCCTGTAAGGACGACAAGGTAGAAGTGAACTACAAACCTTATAAACTGGAGGCGGGTTCTACGGTAAAATGGAAAGGCACTGTCGTTGGCGGACCTTCCAATGAGGGTACGATTAGCGCCTCAGGAGGCGGTTTCTATGTAGCCGACGAAAAGGTGATCGGCGGTGAGGTTAATATTTCAGTGGCCTCTATTGCCGTGACTAATAACCTACCTGCTGAAGCAAAAATCGAACTGATCAATCACCTAAAGACTTCCGACTTCTTCAATCTGGCAATGCATCCAACGGTATCCTATACGGTAGTCAGCACCGAAAAGCTTCCCACACCGGACGCAGCGGGCAACAACTACAAGATCTATGGCAGCATGAAATTGCTAGGATCATCCTTTCCATTGAATATTCCGGCTAAGATGACCATTGGAGACGACAAGATCACGATCAAATCGACCTTTACGTTCGACAGGTCAAAATGGGGAATGAACTTTGCCGTGGTAACACCAGCACCAAATGGAGACCTGATCGAAAAGGATGTAGAAGTAATCATCGACCTGGTGGCCGAAAAAGAAAAATAATAGCTTATTATTTCATTTTTAAAACTAAAGTGCCTTCGACTAGTCGTCGGGCACTTTTTGTTTTATGGGAGATTTGGCCATGCCCCGCTAACTTATCACATCGCCCACGAGGGAAATATTCCCAACAACCTACTGAACGGTAAGTTCTGTCCTTTTTGGTAATATTCGTAGGAGATGATATCGCTGAAGTTCTTTATCGGATGGTGAGCCCATTTGCTCCTCAAATCGCATGGAAAATGGGAAACCGGACGACCACCTGATTTTGACCAGCGAAATACTTTCTGCTGGACTAAATATCCTTGACCAGAATGGTGATGGTGTAGGGCTTCGACGTCAAGTTGCCCTTTTTGCTAACCAGCCTGATCGTATGCTTACCGGCCTTGGCAAATTTTACGACGGCATGCTCTATACTGGTATCGGCAGGACCACCGATGCCAAAATTCCAAAGATAGCTGTCACTATTGGTTGATTGGTTGATCAGGTAGATCTCCTGGCCGACAAAGTAGCCACCAGGAGTCTTGCCTACGGCAAACTTGGCGACAGGATTGGGATTGGCCTCTATAATAATATCCTGCTCAAAAACAGCCGAACGCTTACTACTATTGATGGCCACCAGTTTGGCCTTGTAGGTGCCCGCAGTAGAAAATATATAGTCGATGGGCGATTTCACATTATCCTTTCGCCCGTTGATATCCCATTCATAAC contains the following coding sequences:
- a CDS encoding sensor histidine kinase, coding for MLLPVHIGYYYTVSAIIIPKFLYRREFAALAVSFILVCIFFTCCYRLIEIFFADPYLFGQMKPLNPTFKWKKIEGSIPQQFFNGQYMVHALEQTNAIVFGGLLIKFIGMWYDRKQMALNSELNFLRAQIHPHFLFNTLNNLYSLTLNNSPASPGVVLDLSQILRYMLYECNTDYVPLKKDIEIIRHYIGLEQLRYGDRLDLNLNIKGDIHGQQIAPLLMIPLIENAFKHGASEMIEEAWINIVIEVEPSSIKLKVSNSKPLEQHQGNRSHFGKIGLENVKKRLALIYPESHIFSVHDQEDMFAVILHIELFPSLLPSKRKRSNPSHPLLALSATDGNL
- a CDS encoding YceI family protein; amino-acid sequence: MKKVKLLAPLLCALMFIACKDDKVEVNYKPYKLEAGSTVKWKGTVVGGPSNEGTISASGGGFYVADEKVIGGEVNISVASIAVTNNLPAEAKIELINHLKTSDFFNLAMHPTVSYTVVSTEKLPTPDAAGNNYKIYGSMKLLGSSFPLNIPAKMTIGDDKITIKSTFTFDRSKWGMNFAVVTPAPNGDLIEKDVEVIIDLVAEKEK